One part of the Paraglaciecola sp. L3A3 genome encodes these proteins:
- a CDS encoding tryptophan halogenase family protein, whose amino-acid sequence MNKENIVIVGGGTAGWITASVLAKALPKESYSISLIESSDIPAVGVGEATIPPIVNLLSYLEIEQQDLVKQLNATFKYGIHFQDWHQINASYMHAFGLVGSSYQDSTFTDLWLQFREELDLPPLNAFSPTALAAYSNKFNPPHTLPLNHNASDYYPLAGLFYAFHFDASLLATLLKTFAVDNDVKHINGTVKSVSLDQAGEIQSLILSDGQYINGQLFVDCSGTRGLLNKHALKVPFISYKQYLPCDSAIAIQTQSDEVPVPYTRSTAMKNGWRWQIPLQNRRGNGYVYASEFSTYEQTLSELERALEKEKIITDAKEIKFDTGHLKQPWFKNSIAIGLSSGFFEPLESTSIHMIQKHAFALKDALLSPANKELIKDKFNKEYQQDAEEIRDFLLMHYCTTKRNDSEFWRYCQQMEIPHSLHNKLQQYDTTGQITLSNGCIFPYQSWLQVLTGQNVFPSNLSQKNKACSKEQALAFFQSVNQSIGAQVNILPSHAEYLQTLME is encoded by the coding sequence TTCTATTTCGCTCATCGAAAGCTCGGACATTCCTGCCGTTGGTGTCGGTGAAGCAACCATTCCTCCGATAGTCAATTTATTGTCCTATCTAGAAATTGAGCAACAAGATTTAGTTAAACAACTCAACGCTACCTTTAAATATGGTATCCACTTCCAGGATTGGCACCAAATCAACGCTTCTTATATGCATGCTTTTGGTTTAGTAGGTAGTTCTTACCAAGATTCAACCTTCACCGATCTTTGGTTACAATTCAGAGAAGAGCTTGATTTGCCTCCTTTGAATGCATTTTCGCCTACTGCTTTAGCGGCTTATAGTAATAAATTTAATCCCCCTCACACTTTACCTTTAAACCATAACGCAAGTGATTATTATCCTTTAGCAGGGCTGTTTTACGCTTTTCATTTTGACGCCTCATTATTAGCGACCTTGCTAAAAACATTTGCCGTTGATAATGATGTTAAACACATCAATGGAACGGTGAAATCTGTTTCTCTTGATCAAGCCGGTGAAATACAAAGTTTAATCCTATCCGATGGACAATATATTAACGGCCAACTATTTGTAGACTGTTCGGGTACTCGAGGTTTATTAAATAAACATGCGCTTAAAGTTCCATTTATTTCATACAAGCAATATTTACCTTGCGATTCTGCCATTGCAATTCAAACGCAATCTGATGAAGTCCCTGTTCCTTATACCCGTTCTACTGCAATGAAAAACGGATGGAGATGGCAAATACCATTACAAAATAGACGTGGTAATGGTTATGTTTATGCCAGTGAGTTTTCTACCTATGAACAAACGTTAAGTGAATTAGAACGAGCGTTAGAAAAGGAAAAAATAATCACTGATGCTAAGGAAATAAAATTCGACACCGGCCACTTAAAACAGCCATGGTTTAAAAATAGTATTGCAATTGGCTTGTCCAGTGGATTTTTTGAACCACTAGAATCTACAAGTATTCATATGATCCAAAAACATGCTTTTGCTTTAAAAGATGCGTTACTCTCTCCCGCTAACAAAGAGCTGATAAAAGATAAGTTTAATAAAGAGTATCAACAGGATGCGGAAGAAATAAGAGATTTTTTATTAATGCATTATTGCACCACAAAACGGAATGATTCTGAATTTTGGCGATATTGCCAGCAGATGGAGATACCCCATTCCTTACACAATAAATTGCAACAGTACGATACCACTGGTCAAATTACCTTAAGTAATGGCTGCATTTTCCCGTACCAAAGCTGGTTACAAGTATTAACTGGGCAAAATGTGTTTCCCAGTAATCTGTCGCAAAAGAATAAGGCCTGTTCAAAAGAACAAGCCTTAGCGTTTTTTCAATCTGTAAACCAATCAATCGGTGCGCAAGTTAATATCTTACCGAGTCATGCTGAATATTTGCAAACGCTGATGGAATAA